One segment of Phycisphaerae bacterium DNA contains the following:
- the sppA gene encoding signal peptide peptidase SppA, which produces MKQFRYLLILSLAFSPLAAEPAAAGEDDVVAVFEIKGDVPEAPDSSGLGELFGEQAPTTMFDLLEKLRAARTDENVQAVVFEIENAALGFAQIQELRAQFEALKAAEKDVWVFAETLHSGSLALGSAASHLVLLPTGEVDFRGLYGEASYFKNMLDKIGVEADILHCGDYKSAGEPFYRTGPSKEADEQTNRLLDGIFEELIASVAKSRRLDPKRVRELIDIGAFSAKEALEAKLVDKLAYREEFVKTIKKRYGADVKITHKYGKKKGPEVDFENPFAFFKLFSDLMKGPEESDKPAIAVVYVEGPITTGKTESGLFGGSSNAGSTTVRKAIAKAAADDNVKALILRVDSPGGSAIASDIICEATKRFKKSGRPFVVSMGNVAGSGGYYVATLGDTIFAEPSTITGSIGVVGGKLVTKGLWDWVGITGHEYKRGKHADIMNTNRKFSEEERAKISEMMNRVYEEFKGRVVEGRSDHIKGELESLAGGRVYTGKQALEIGLVDRLGGFADAIKYTANEAELGNDYELKVFPKPKNIMDIFAEAFGGKEDKEDFVSLRTAGMQIGAKFAGLPGIAAGVEALNKLDPQKARAMKNFLIQMELLSNEGVLLVGPPCMEMMP; this is translated from the coding sequence ATGAAACAGTTTAGGTATCTCCTCATTCTCAGCCTCGCGTTCAGTCCCTTAGCGGCCGAGCCGGCCGCGGCGGGCGAGGACGATGTCGTCGCGGTCTTCGAGATCAAGGGCGACGTTCCCGAGGCCCCGGACTCCAGCGGCCTGGGCGAACTCTTCGGCGAGCAAGCCCCCACCACCATGTTCGACTTGCTCGAAAAGCTCCGCGCGGCGCGGACCGATGAGAACGTGCAGGCCGTCGTCTTCGAGATTGAGAATGCCGCGTTGGGCTTTGCGCAGATTCAGGAACTGCGGGCGCAGTTTGAGGCGCTGAAGGCCGCGGAGAAGGACGTCTGGGTCTTCGCCGAGACGCTCCACAGCGGTTCGCTGGCCCTCGGCTCCGCCGCCAGCCACCTCGTCCTGCTGCCGACGGGCGAGGTCGATTTCCGGGGCCTCTACGGCGAGGCTTCGTACTTCAAGAACATGCTCGACAAGATCGGCGTCGAGGCCGATATCCTCCACTGCGGCGATTACAAATCCGCCGGAGAGCCCTTCTATCGCACCGGCCCGAGCAAGGAGGCCGATGAGCAGACCAATCGCCTGCTGGACGGGATTTTCGAGGAACTCATCGCTTCGGTGGCCAAGAGCCGCCGGCTGGACCCGAAGCGCGTCCGCGAGTTGATCGACATCGGCGCGTTCAGCGCGAAGGAGGCCCTCGAAGCCAAGCTGGTGGACAAGCTGGCCTATCGCGAGGAATTTGTTAAGACCATCAAGAAGCGGTACGGGGCCGACGTCAAGATCACCCACAAGTACGGCAAGAAAAAGGGGCCCGAGGTCGACTTTGAAAACCCCTTCGCCTTCTTCAAGCTCTTTTCCGACTTGATGAAGGGGCCGGAGGAGTCCGACAAGCCCGCCATCGCCGTCGTTTATGTTGAAGGGCCGATCACCACGGGCAAGACCGAGTCCGGGTTGTTCGGCGGCTCCTCCAACGCCGGTTCAACGACCGTGCGCAAGGCCATCGCCAAGGCCGCCGCCGATGACAACGTGAAGGCCCTGATCCTCCGCGTCGATTCCCCCGGCGGATCGGCCATCGCCAGCGACATCATCTGTGAGGCCACCAAGCGCTTTAAGAAGAGCGGCCGGCCGTTCGTCGTCTCCATGGGCAATGTCGCGGGCAGCGGCGGCTATTACGTCGCCACGCTCGGCGACACGATCTTCGCCGAGCCCTCGACCATTACCGGGTCAATTGGCGTCGTCGGCGGGAAGCTCGTGACCAAGGGGCTCTGGGACTGGGTCGGCATCACTGGTCATGAATACAAGCGCGGCAAGCACGCCGACATTATGAATACGAATCGCAAGTTTTCCGAAGAAGAGCGTGCGAAGATCAGCGAGATGATGAACCGCGTTTATGAGGAATTCAAAGGGCGCGTCGTGGAGGGCCGTTCGGACCACATCAAGGGCGAACTGGAGTCGCTCGCGGGGGGCCGCGTTTATACCGGCAAGCAGGCCCTGGAGATCGGTTTGGTCGATCGGCTCGGCGGCTTCGCCGACGCGATCAAGTACACCGCCAATGAGGCGGAACTCGGCAACGACTACGAACTCAAGGTCTTCCCCAAGCCCAAGAACATCATGGACATCTTCGCCGAGGCCTTTGGCGGCAAGGAAGATAAGGAAGACTTCGTCAGCCTGAGGACGGCCGGAATGCAGATCGGCGCGAAGTTCGCCGGCCTGCCCGGCATCGCCGCGGGTGTCGAAGCGCTCAACAAGCTCGACCCGCAAAAGGCGCGGGCCATGAAAAACTTTTTGATTCAGATGGAACTTTTGTCCAACGAAGGGGTATTACTAGTAGGCCCTCCGTGCATGGAGATGATGCCTTAG
- a CDS encoding thioredoxin domain-containing protein, protein MNTTTAASRHTNRLIHATSPYLLQHAHNPVDWNEWGSEALERAKKEDKPIFLSIGYSACHWCHVMERESFENEDIARVMNEHFVCIKVDREERPDLDDIYMMATQVFTQSGGWPMSVWLTPDQRPFFAGTYFPPDSRYGRPGFKDVLKFLATAWKEKRDDVTKQADGLTNAVRQLTTVEPGTNIVPFEVLARTAGQLAKAFDPVKGGMSGGGTIKFPPSMAMDLMLRVHHHAQSDPKAAETAGKQLLGLVELTLDKMAYGGIYDQLGGGIARYSTDVDWLVPHFEKMLYDQALVSDIYLKAYQMTKKPLYARIAREIFDYVIADLQSPEGGYYSTRDADSEGVEGKFYVWTRQEVEQLLGPDAAVFCDYYDVTKDGNWEHHNILNVQRPAETVAKLHKISVDELEQRLASSRMKLFDAREKRVKPHRDDKILAGWNGLMIASMSKGHRILGDTRYRDSAARAADFVLTKMTRDGRLQRTYRQGKTHTLAYLDDHAFMIEALLNLYETTFDLKWLNQAVALNERVMKHFRDPAGGFFFTADDAETVLVRAKDASDSAIPSGNSVQLMNLLRLSVLLDRKDLAQEAEKMMTVFGRQLAESPFRSERMLSAVDFYYRRPREVAFVARSADTAVLDQMIDAAWRTYASSTVFARLLEDAPDATQTAKLIPLLEGKKTLGGKPAAYVCKNYACQAPTSDVGKLCQQIGR, encoded by the coding sequence ATGAACACAACAACAGCCGCATCGCGCCACACCAACCGCCTCATCCACGCGACCAGCCCCTACCTCCTCCAGCACGCCCACAATCCCGTCGACTGGAATGAATGGGGGTCCGAGGCGCTGGAGCGGGCGAAGAAAGAAGACAAGCCGATCTTCCTGTCCATCGGCTACTCCGCCTGCCACTGGTGCCATGTCATGGAGCGCGAGAGCTTCGAGAACGAGGACATTGCGCGGGTCATGAACGAGCACTTCGTCTGCATCAAGGTCGATCGCGAAGAGCGGCCCGACCTCGACGACATTTACATGATGGCCACGCAGGTCTTCACCCAATCCGGCGGATGGCCGATGTCGGTCTGGCTCACGCCGGATCAGCGGCCGTTCTTCGCCGGAACCTACTTTCCGCCCGACAGCCGCTACGGCCGGCCGGGCTTCAAGGACGTGCTGAAATTCCTCGCCACAGCGTGGAAGGAGAAGCGCGACGACGTGACCAAGCAGGCCGATGGCCTAACCAACGCCGTGCGGCAACTCACGACCGTCGAGCCGGGCACCAACATCGTGCCGTTCGAGGTCCTCGCCCGGACGGCCGGTCAACTCGCTAAGGCGTTCGACCCCGTCAAGGGCGGGATGAGCGGCGGCGGCACCATCAAATTCCCGCCGTCGATGGCGATGGACCTGATGCTGCGCGTTCACCACCACGCCCAATCCGATCCGAAGGCGGCGGAGACCGCCGGCAAGCAGCTACTGGGCCTCGTCGAATTGACGCTCGACAAGATGGCCTACGGCGGGATCTACGACCAGCTCGGCGGCGGAATCGCGCGTTACTCGACCGACGTGGACTGGCTTGTGCCGCATTTTGAGAAAATGCTCTACGACCAGGCGCTCGTCTCGGACATCTATCTCAAGGCGTATCAAATGACGAAGAAGCCGCTCTACGCCCGGATCGCCCGCGAGATCTTCGATTACGTCATCGCCGATCTGCAAAGCCCGGAGGGCGGCTACTACTCGACGCGCGACGCCGACAGCGAGGGCGTCGAAGGAAAGTTCTATGTTTGGACGCGGCAGGAAGTCGAGCAGCTACTCGGTCCGGACGCCGCCGTCTTTTGCGATTACTACGACGTGACCAAGGACGGCAACTGGGAGCACCACAACATCCTCAACGTGCAGCGGCCCGCCGAGACTGTCGCCAAGCTGCACAAGATATCCGTCGACGAACTTGAACAACGGCTTGCCTCCTCACGGATGAAGCTGTTCGACGCCCGTGAAAAACGTGTCAAGCCGCATCGCGATGACAAAATCCTCGCCGGTTGGAACGGTCTCATGATCGCCAGCATGTCCAAAGGTCATCGCATTTTGGGCGACACTCGATACCGCGACTCGGCGGCGCGGGCCGCGGATTTCGTCCTCACCAAAATGACCCGCGACGGCCGTCTCCAAAGAACCTACCGCCAGGGCAAGACCCACACGCTCGCCTATCTCGATGATCACGCGTTCATGATTGAAGCGCTGCTGAATCTGTATGAAACAACCTTCGACCTCAAGTGGCTGAACCAGGCCGTCGCGCTCAATGAACGGGTTATGAAGCACTTCCGCGATCCCGCCGGAGGGTTCTTCTTTACGGCCGACGACGCGGAGACCGTTCTCGTGCGGGCGAAGGATGCCAGCGACAGTGCCATCCCCTCCGGCAATTCAGTCCAGCTCATGAACCTCCTCCGACTCTCGGTCCTGCTCGATCGCAAGGACCTTGCCCAGGAGGCCGAGAAAATGATGACCGTCTTCGGACGACAGCTTGCCGAATCGCCGTTCCGCTCCGAGCGAATGCTTTCCGCAGTGGACTTTTATTATCGCCGCCCGCGCGAGGTCGCCTTTGTCGCCAGGTCCGCCGACACCGCTGTTCTCGACCAAATGATTGACGCGGCCTGGCGAACGTACGCGTCCAGTACCGTGTTCGCCCGGCTTCTGGAGGATGCCCCCGACGCTACTCAAACAGCGAAGTTGATTCCGTTACTCGAAGGTAAGAAGACCCTCGGCGGAAAGCCGGCCGCATACGTCTGCAAGAATTACGCCTGCCAGGCGCCGACAAGCGACGTTGGAAAGCTCTGCCAGCAAATCGGCCGATAG
- the queG gene encoding tRNA epoxyqueuosine(34) reductase QueG — MTDAERSNWIKRAAAQIGFGRCGIAPASEIPRANFVREWLAKGYAGTMGYLQRHVESRVDVRAWLPSARSVIVVALNYAQRAPPKPNDAPRGRVAMYAWGEDYHVVVREKLDALVARMREQFPEPFEAKVCVDTSAIIERELAAMAGIGWIGKNTMVLHPDLGSYFFLGVIITDLPLAPDAPEPDHCGSCTRCLEACPTQAFPQAYVMDARRCISYLTIEHRSEIVPELAEKMGDWVFGCDICQEVCPYNREVRPTTEREFAPHSTDAVWPPLKDIAAWDEHAYRDSTQGKATDRARLEMWRRNGAIAARPKSTG; from the coding sequence ATGACCGACGCTGAACGTAGCAATTGGATCAAGCGGGCGGCGGCCCAAATCGGCTTCGGCCGGTGCGGGATCGCGCCGGCGAGCGAGATTCCGCGGGCGAACTTCGTCCGCGAATGGCTGGCAAAGGGATACGCCGGGACGATGGGCTATCTGCAGCGGCACGTCGAATCGCGCGTGGACGTGCGCGCCTGGCTGCCCTCGGCGCGGAGCGTGATCGTCGTCGCGCTAAATTATGCACAGCGGGCCCCGCCCAAGCCCAACGACGCGCCACGCGGTCGGGTCGCCATGTACGCCTGGGGCGAGGACTATCACGTCGTCGTCCGGGAGAAACTGGACGCCCTGGTCGCGCGGATGCGGGAACAGTTCCCTGAGCCATTCGAGGCCAAAGTCTGCGTCGATACATCGGCGATCATCGAGCGCGAGCTGGCGGCAATGGCGGGGATCGGCTGGATCGGCAAGAACACGATGGTGCTGCACCCCGATCTCGGTTCGTACTTCTTTCTCGGCGTGATCATCACCGATCTGCCGCTCGCGCCGGATGCGCCGGAGCCGGATCATTGCGGCTCGTGTACGCGCTGCCTGGAGGCTTGTCCCACGCAGGCGTTCCCGCAGGCATACGTCATGGATGCCCGGCGGTGCATCTCGTATCTGACAATCGAGCATCGCAGCGAGATTGTGCCGGAGTTGGCGGAGAAGATGGGCGATTGGGTCTTCGGCTGCGACATCTGTCAGGAGGTCTGCCCATACAATCGTGAGGTCCGCCCGACGACGGAACGAGAGTTTGCGCCGCATTCGACGGACGCAGTGTGGCCGCCCTTGAAAGACATCGCGGCATGGGACGAGCATGCGTACCGGGATTCGACTCAAGGCAAGGCGACGGATCGGGCGCGACTGGAGATGTGGAGGCGGAATGGGGCGATTGCAGCGCGCCCCAAATCCACTGGCTGA
- a CDS encoding amidohydrolase, whose amino-acid sequence MVVTNARIWTGDPKLPEANSLVVHEGRFVFVGDDARPESWRRRGFNTEVIDAKGARLIPGLIDAHLHLVSGGLQLSRLNLRDVPDRAAFIGAVAERVKKTPKGEWILGGRWSTESWPDPAQPTKEWIDAVTPDHPVLLSRMDGHGALANSVALKIAGIDRNGPSDPPGGQIERDPATGESTGILKDAAIDLVEKHIPPPTVRESRHALIAAMKEAHRHGITSVHTMSEWRELAPIEQYRNFDMLTLRVRFYVSEHDWPAYLDRVKAHKGDDMLRVCGFKEYADGSLGSRTAYMADPYSDNPPDKKDWRGLPRPFIHSTNRSKTDPNRKSELHRLCQNVPPLSIAVHCIGDEANSIVLAIYARVFGNHFGPPEKRTPWIDEMGQVGVTGDGSPPSKSMRLRIEHVQHLLPSDIPRFAQFGVVASMQPLHKADDARYAEKAIGPERCKTSYAFRSLLDAGAHVAFGSDWPVVSLNPFLGIHAAVTGESLDGKVFVPEQNITVEEALQCYTSGAAYAAGDDDRLGRIKEGYLADFAILDRDIFDVPAGELKSIGVKATYVGGRAVWTAP is encoded by the coding sequence ATGGTTGTCACAAACGCGCGAATCTGGACTGGCGACCCCAAGTTACCGGAGGCGAATTCGCTGGTGGTCCATGAGGGTCGTTTTGTCTTTGTCGGCGACGATGCCAGACCCGAGTCCTGGCGTCGTCGAGGATTCAATACGGAAGTCATCGACGCCAAAGGCGCTCGCCTCATCCCCGGTCTCATCGATGCGCACCTCCACCTGGTCTCCGGCGGGCTGCAACTCTCGCGGCTCAATCTCCGCGATGTCCCCGACCGCGCGGCGTTCATTGGCGCCGTGGCGGAGCGTGTGAAAAAAACACCCAAAGGCGAATGGATCCTCGGCGGTCGATGGTCGACGGAAAGCTGGCCCGACCCCGCGCAGCCGACCAAGGAATGGATCGACGCCGTCACGCCGGATCACCCCGTCCTGCTCTCGCGCATGGACGGTCACGGGGCGCTGGCCAACTCCGTCGCCCTGAAGATCGCCGGCATCGATAGGAACGGCCCTTCCGACCCGCCCGGCGGTCAGATCGAACGCGACCCCGCGACCGGCGAATCGACCGGCATCCTTAAGGATGCAGCGATTGACCTCGTCGAAAAACATATCCCCCCGCCCACGGTCCGCGAATCACGCCATGCACTCATCGCGGCGATGAAAGAGGCCCACCGGCACGGGATCACGAGCGTCCACACGATGTCCGAATGGCGGGAACTTGCCCCCATCGAACAATATCGCAACTTCGATATGCTCACGCTTCGCGTCCGCTTCTACGTGAGCGAACACGACTGGCCCGCCTATCTCGATCGCGTCAAGGCCCACAAGGGCGACGACATGCTCCGGGTGTGTGGGTTCAAGGAATACGCCGACGGTTCTCTCGGTTCCCGCACCGCTTACATGGCCGATCCGTACTCTGACAATCCGCCGGACAAGAAAGATTGGCGTGGTCTGCCCCGCCCCTTCATTCATTCCACGAATCGTTCCAAAACGGATCCGAATCGTAAATCAGAGCTTCATCGCCTTTGCCAAAACGTCCCGCCGTTGTCTATTGCTGTACACTGCATTGGGGATGAGGCAAATTCAATAGTTTTGGCTATTTATGCCCGGGTCTTTGGTAATCACTTTGGTCCTCCCGAGAAAAGGACCCCCTGGATAGACGAAATGGGACAGGTTGGAGTGACCGGAGACGGATCACCGCCTTCTAAATCTATGCGATTGCGCATCGAGCATGTCCAACATTTGTTGCCCTCCGACATCCCAAGATTCGCTCAATTCGGCGTCGTCGCCTCCATGCAGCCGCTGCACAAGGCCGACGATGCCCGTTACGCCGAGAAGGCCATCGGCCCCGAGCGGTGCAAGACGAGCTACGCCTTCCGCAGCCTCCTCGACGCCGGGGCGCATGTCGCCTTCGGCAGCGATTGGCCCGTCGTCTCGCTCAACCCCTTTCTCGGCATCCACGCGGCCGTGACCGGCGAGTCGTTGGACGGCAAGGTCTTCGTCCCCGAGCAGAACATCACGGTCGAAGAGGCCCTGCAGTGCTACACGAGCGGCGCGGCCTACGCCGCCGGTGACGACGATCGGCTGGGCAGGATCAAGGAAGGCTATCTCGCCGATTTCGCCATCCTCGATCGGGACATCTTCGATGTGCCCGCCGGGGAGCTGAAGTCGATCGGCGTGAAGGCGACGTATGTGGGCGGCAGGGCCGTATGGACGGCGCCCTGA
- a CDS encoding NAD-binding protein codes for MYRLRIDELKFPPPRRRVLYSRFWREWCFLRVLILRFYLRFAILFGVLVAGSFAFQRLEPEKNHTFWKGMHCVWCLIFGQPPEDFPESGYLQALFFLVPVIGLTVIIAWIVDFAVMIGDRKRSERSWCVMMATSVTDHIVLVGLGKLGYRVYRLLHRMGEPLVVIERNAGNQFLDTVRRDGVPLLIGDARREALLGDAGIMKARSLVLAADDDLANLEVALDARKLNPGIRVVMRMFDQNMADKIRDAFNIHIAMSQSALSAPAFATAAAQGMIVNSFVVGNELVVVQRWPVDADGPLNGRTVGETMEQHQLAVIEHIPPTGGSRLFPPPGTRLSTGDEVLIQGTYEALIELKKKAASR; via the coding sequence GTGTACCGACTCCGCATTGACGAACTGAAGTTCCCGCCCCCGCGGCGGCGCGTACTCTATTCCCGTTTCTGGCGCGAATGGTGCTTTCTCCGAGTACTTATTCTGCGATTCTACCTTCGGTTTGCCATTCTTTTCGGAGTCCTTGTCGCCGGGAGCTTTGCCTTCCAACGCCTCGAACCGGAAAAGAACCACACATTCTGGAAAGGCATGCACTGCGTCTGGTGCCTGATCTTCGGCCAGCCGCCCGAGGATTTTCCGGAGTCCGGCTATTTGCAGGCCCTTTTTTTCCTGGTCCCCGTGATCGGTCTGACCGTCATCATCGCGTGGATCGTGGACTTCGCCGTCATGATCGGCGACCGCAAACGATCGGAAAGGAGCTGGTGTGTCATGATGGCCACGTCTGTGACGGACCATATCGTGCTCGTGGGGCTCGGGAAACTGGGCTATCGGGTGTACCGCCTGCTGCATCGGATGGGTGAACCACTCGTGGTCATCGAGCGAAACGCGGGCAACCAGTTCCTGGATACCGTCCGGCGCGACGGCGTGCCGCTGCTCATCGGCGATGCCCGCCGCGAGGCGCTGTTGGGCGATGCGGGAATCATGAAGGCCCGCAGCCTGGTCCTCGCCGCGGACGACGATCTGGCGAACCTGGAAGTCGCCCTTGATGCACGAAAGCTGAATCCGGGGATCCGCGTCGTCATGCGGATGTTCGATCAGAATATGGCCGACAAGATCCGCGACGCGTTCAACATCCATATCGCGATGTCCCAATCGGCCCTCTCGGCCCCGGCCTTCGCGACCGCCGCGGCGCAGGGCATGATCGTCAACAGCTTTGTCGTGGGGAACGAGCTGGTCGTCGTGCAGCGCTGGCCGGTCGATGCCGATGGTCCGCTCAACGGCCGGACGGTCGGGGAGACAATGGAGCAACATCAGCTCGCGGTGATCGAGCACATCCCGCCGACCGGCGGGAGCCGCCTCTTCCCGCCACCCGGCACGCGCCTCTCGACGGGCGACGAGGTGCTCATTCAGGGAACCTACGAGGCCCTCATCGAACTCAAGAAAAAGGCGGCGAGTCGCTGA